The window GAAGATCAAGGCAAATTGTGAGGTGATATTGAAGGATGAATATGAACGACACACAAGTTGCACGGACCTAATTCTTCAAACGTAAGAGTAAGCAAGGTATCCAAGTGTGGATATAGCAAAGGTCAATCCACAAACTAAACAAGCATATGATATCCACTTTAGGAGCACCAAAAGCACTTTATCGAAGTATCTTATCATTTTAAtaactattttcattttctaacAGCATGTTTCAACAATACTATGCAGCTGTTTGCGTTAGTACAAACGAATTAAGATGTGAAAAGCTAAGAAAGCAGTGTAGTCAAGGGCAAAAAGTGTCTAAAGGCCCCAAGATATGCTGAGCCTTTAAGTGCAAAATATGATTAAATAGTGGGCTTCAGCAAAGAAAATtataaacacaaagaaaaatttctgGACAGCAGAATGGAAAAGCAATAATAAAGCCAAATGTATGACATAAAAATCATCTAGATCAAGTTCAAAAATCACTTTTCCAACCAACAAGACAGATACTGCTTATCTGCCTCAGATGTTTGTCATATGCATCTAAAGCCTAAACAATATTATATGTTCTACGATGTTGCAGCTGTGAATACACATGTCACCTTCAGTTCCAAGACATCCCTATTTTCTGCACTCAATGCTTTTCTATCTATACAAAGGGGAGAAAGAGAATCTAACTATGTGAAAAGTATGACAAACTGACAACAGTCGCCAACACAGCTGAAAGGCAAACCATCAAAAGACTGATAAATTACTTAATCCACCACATTTTTGGCCTTAGTTATTCTTTTGCGACCCTCTTACATCCCTAGCTATTTAGTACTTTCCATCATGTTTGTATCTTGAAATGTTCTTAAATCAACAACACAAAAACTACTGCAAGAGAGGGGATGATTGTACTTTCTTCAATCATCCATCATCTTCAACTTCTAGCTCACCGTTTCTTCCCCTTCTAGGTCCATTAGATATCGCTATACCATGGAATGCCAATATGCTGTACTTTTATAGTGCCAATGTTCATATATTTTATGCATGGCAGATCAGTGTCTATTCTACCAGCTACTAAACCCAATAATTTTGCAGTCATTTGAATAACAAAAGTAACCTATCCATCTATATTTACCGAGAAAAAGGAAGAGAGGAAATTTTGTGGCTTTCTCATTTGGTCATGCTATACCTATAAGCACCTTTTCTAACAAGAAACAACTGAAAGAATAGTAGTCTAGCCAAAAATATTAGAAAATGCAGCAAAAGCAAACAGTTCATGATCCTAACATTCAGCTAAAGTTACAAACCACTTACAATAATACAGACACATTTGGCAACAATGCTATAGCGCCATTTTCTTAGAAAGTATTTTGGCCTGCTAAAGATGAATGATAAAGCCGGGTTATAGTGGCCACACTGGGTAATTATCTACTATCACTGACACTTAAAGGAGTGGTAGAATACTGTGCAGAAGAGGGGGGATAATGACTAGCCTATATGTGGATTCAGATGCAGTATCGGAAACCAAAATAAGAATCTTACAGTCAGATTCGCTTTTTCCTAGATCTTAGAATTCAGGATACAGATAGAAGCAAGCAATGATACTGCTTAAAGTTATGTCCAACTCCGTAAAATAGAACCTGTGGAATGTAACTACAAATATCATGCCTGAGAAGATCCGTGAATATGAATTTTCCAGAAATATGGGGTGATGAAGGACAATTTACCTTTCACTAAAAGTGTAACTAAGAAAGTTTGCAATTCTAACATATAAACTTGCTAGTTATTTTTTAAATGTTGACAAGGATAACACTAGCCAAatgttatttttctttacttatttttgAAAGGTTAGACATCCATTAATGATAAACTCTAGCGGTGAACCATTTATGAATACACTGATATATTCGGTAACAATGCTATAGCACCATTAGTAACTCAGCAATTTGCCCACCTAAAGATGAATGAAAAAGTAACGCCGGGTATTTTCTACTATCAAGGACACTTGACTGATACAATAACATGTAGAGAGGGGGGACTCACTTATGGTACGTGGACTGGGGCTTCCTTATCATACACGGGTGCAAATTGAAGAGTCAGGTTCGTTGTCTCGTAGATTTTTGAATATGGGATACAGATAGGAGTACACTAATATGCTGCTTAAAATTATGTCCAACTCCAACATTAGAACTCTTAAAATGTAACTACAAGATCATGCATGAAAAGACTTTTGACAATTATACTcaattaattttcaaaaaatgatATCAATAGGCATGACGATGAAAGTTTACTTGAACTTTCACTAAAAGTAAGTGTAATTGAAGATATTTTACTTTTTTAACAAGTTAATTTGCTACTAATTTTCTAAAACGTCAACAAGGATAACATTAGCCAAATGTTACTCTTCAGTTATTTTTTAAATGTTTGACATCCATTACTGTCGTGATAATATTGTTTTGTGTTCATTCAATCTAACACCTGCCAAATTCTTTCTTCTGTGTTAGGGACTTCACTCTGGATTATTCTTTAGAGTTGAGGGAAGACTTCAATGGGGGAATCTTCCACTTTTCAGCTAggaaaaatgatgatgaagatgatcgATACAGAGGATGCGAATGGGAAGACGGCAATGCCGAGGTTAATGGTAGCATAGCCAGACTAGCTTTTCAGCATGGGATGCTTCCTCCACTCCTCGCTCCTCCTAAAGAGCTCTCCAGTCATTTCTCAAAGGTTTcaattttcaatatttttctccTATCTTCTCTAATTCACCATATTGgagtttgttttctttcattttccttcttttctttcctctcttccTCTGCCCCCCACCCCCCCTCTTTTTCCCTCCTCCTTCATCTTCCTCATTACCTTTGTCCTCTTTGTCGATGTGCACTCCTTGCATCAGCTGAATGCAGTATAGATCCCACAACTCTGTTGAAATTGTCCCGTGTCAACACGGATCACCAAAAGTAACTGAAAGATCCGCATAAAATGCATGCCAGCTTATACAAAAATACATAAGTTCAGAAAAATGTGAAGCTTAGGGCTCCACAGGATTCATCTCATGAAGGTTTAAATCTGTGGTTGTATAGGCTAGTAAGCAGATCGTCCTTCAATCCAGAAGATTTTGGCTTTCAATCAAGCAAACAACAATTGACAACATAAAAAACTCTAGCTTTTAATGCGGAAGAGTTACGAATAGCCACTAATCAGAAGATAAGCATCCTTTATACGAATGATAGAAACAAGTGCTAAGCCATATGCTTGTGAGCTTGGTTTATACCCATTTTGCATGAGGTTCAACAAATGCACATTTGGTACTCTCAATCACAGAGCGACTGATAATAGAAATTAGATTTTACCTTCCACCATAAAGGAGAAACCCTAATGCTGCAAATAGGGATACACCTGCCAGTACATTGTGTTAGTACTTTGCAACAGATCCATACAAtcaaaagcacttaaaataagttAAACCTAAAACAAGAACCTGCAAAGAACATCTTGGATAAGATCACAAGTACTCGAATAGGTTTCCACCATATTATCAGCCACAATATAATCTGCAAGAtattagaaagaaagaaataatcaGCAATGAACATCCACCAAAAAGGTATAGCAATTTAAAAGAATAAATCTTTGTTTCACATGTTTCATGTAACAGTTCCACGAGAAAACATAAGCCTTTGTATGCCTAACTGTGACAGTAAGTGTCTCACCAAGAAATGCAGTCATGATAAAGTATCTTCAAACAGCAAACATGTGTTCCCATCAATGACACTTCATTTGATATAACCTAAGATATGAGCGGTCTCAACATTTTGTGATATACATGGCATTGTGCcagttttaatttctttttcttttaccaTTATAAAGGTTGTAATGTTGATAATCCAACAACCAGAAGGTGCTGCAGACCCTTGGAAgggaaatatttaataattacTGATGCTCATATGGAGGGTGCCCTTTTTGTTTGGGAGGGGAAGGGATGGCAAGGGAAATATGTGAACTACCCCATGAACGACATGACTAGATTTTGAACTCAGGCTGGGTTAAGAAGAGGTATCGAGCCAAGCTGAAGCCTTGTTGAATAACAGAGAAGATTTAAGGCCCATTTGCCATAAGATCTTAAAGACTGTATCCAGTTGTATAATTGATACGATTCAAGGCTCATTTACAAGATGTTTCTTGAAGTGCTACTCTTTCCCAACCACTTACCTCTAAGTTTATGCTGGCTTATAGAAGCTTCGAGCCCAACTGTAGCCTGTTTGTATGATTAAGTAAACTCAAGGCTCATTTACCATTCTATGATCTGCAACAGCCACGACGCTTCTCCTTCCCAAACACGTACCGCTAAGTTTATGCTGGCTTAGGTAAAGGCTTCAAGCCAGGCTGAAGCTTGTTTGTATAATGATTAAGAAGACTCAAAGGCTCATCTATCCAATTTTATGATCTTTAACAGCCATGGTGCTGCTCCTTTCCAAGAACATACCACTAAGTTTATGCTGGCTTAGGTAAAGGCTTCGACCCAAGCTGAAGCCCCATTCGTATTATCAAGAAGACTCAAGGCCCATTTATCATTTTATGATCTTCAACAGCCACAGTGCTGCCCTTTCCCTTATACATACAGCTAAATTTTATTGCTTGATGCCATCCATCCCAACCTCTGCTTCATATTAATTTGCCTCTTTCGAAGCAGCTTCTGCAACAAAACTGATGCAGATAAGCAAATGATGGTCCGTTAGCGAATTGCAGAACACGTGTCCAGATGCATTCTCTCTCCTTCTTCCTTCATCGCACAACCACcacaccaccacccacccacccacccgGCGCCCATCTATTCATTTCTCTTTTTGAGCTGGAAAATAGTATTTACACACTATGTAGACCAACTTTAAACAATATATTATAAAATCAAGGAATGACAAAGAACTATTGGATAAAATTAAGTCAATAAAAAGAATACACAAAGGCAAAGAATGAAAAGATCTGTAAATTAAGAAAATCAGTGATAGTATGAAacctgattttcatttttttatataaatatagtGATGTCCAAACTCCCAGACCAGAGTTTATTTCTAGATAGCACCAAATAAGTTGATGCTCTTACAATACTGTTTATTCAACAAAAAAATAATTGCATAACTATCACATATTTACCTGGATAGCATAAACCACTCCATTAATTGTGAAGAAACTAGGTCTAAGCCCATCCGTGGATACGGCACGTGCCTGTGACAGGAAAGAGAGATATTTAAACCTCGACAAGAGAATAATCTGCACAGATTGAGAAAGAGACCACAAGTACCTGGTAGTATATCTCAGCCCAGAATAATACTAGCAGGGCATAAGTTGTGAAGAATGCAAGACTTGGCATATCAAGCAAAATATGTTGGACAATCTGCCAAAATGTAGCATACAACGTTAAGAACTGAAAGGAGTGTACAGACAAAGACATCAACCGGACATCAAGATAGTTGTGGTGCCTAACCTCGGGGTACAATTTCTGAACATCCCGCCGAAATGCAAAAACTAGAGACAATTAAATAACAAAGCCAACAATCAAAACAAAGAGTAGCATATAGGACTAATCATTTGAAAAACATGTGTAATGAAACTTCCCATTAGGATCTTTAAGGGGAGAAAATTAGAATAAGGAAAGATACCGACCCCCATTCACCAAGAAATTGAGAAAGTGGAAGACTTTTTGAGTGGTCCAACCATATTCAGGAACTCTCATTTGAATGCGAATTAATTGAACCTGAAATTGCCAAGTTGGAATGTCAGAAAAAAATTCCACAGCAGCAGATAAACTTAAGTATTAGCGCCAGCGAGAACAGTTGTTGAGAGCAACAACTGATTAACAATATAATTATTTGATGTGCGCGGACACACATATGACCTTAAACTTGAAACAAGTATACCAAAATCAATCAATGAGACACAGACAAAACCAATTTGGTGAAGCTTCAAATATCAAACTACAAATGTGTCCCTCTTTTTTGCACACGTAAACAAATTAGTGAGAAATTAAAACAGTTTTAACTTTAAtcaaatatatacatacatattataagtgcaatttttccTGGTTCACCTGACCTCCTCATAATTTGCCATGATTAAATGACCAGCGTGAACTCcaacccacccacccacccaaaaaagaaaactaaaaacaatcAAAAACTTTCAGGGAGAAAAACCATGCAATTCTTTATTAAACGTTTTACCTAACTTTCCTTTTCGgtttcaaattttgttttaataactaTCAAGTTTCCATATTCGTTGCAAGTGCCGCCAAACACAAGTCAAATATGCCTCAAATTTGAAAGTTTCATAGAGCTCTCGTGTAATTTCATTCCCTTGACATTCAGATTCATTTCTGAAGTTACATGATGCACAGGAGATTCAATTCAAAATTCACAATAAAGAGGTCTAGTAAATTACCACCTACTATCAGATTTTTCATACATCTGCGAATTGCCATAATATGTGTGTATGCGTGTGCGCCAGCTTACTTACCAAATAACATCCAATTCAGGTAAAATTACATTCACAAAATTCAGAATTTCAAAAAGCAGAGAGGGAAAGAGAGAAATACAAGAGCAACGGCGGAGACAATGCCGTAGAAGATAGCGAGGACGTGGAATATACGGTCTTGCCAAGCTCGAGATCTGTTCACCTCTTCCCACCAACTAATtgcctcattcttcaggtggtaCGCCACCGCCGCCGCCGACGGGCCTACCACCATCTCTGCCCGTCCCATCGCCGGAGATTCCAAAATTCAAATCAAATCAGACTCCTGTTTGTTTCCTTTTTGGTACCCGAATTATTTTTTTCGTTTCCTTTTTTGCTTAAATCTTGTgttcctctttcttttttcttttttcttttttctttttttttaacggCCGGCTAGGAAGGAGAGGTATAAATGTGCTTTACAGCCACGTATCTATCCTTGTCGGATTCCAAATACGATCACGTCGGGTGATGGAGTTATTCAGGGGTAATATTGTCATATATGTACAAATCCTTAATGCATTAAGTTAAGAAAATGAATGGACGAGTAACCGTCATAGCCGGTGATTCCTTCCCGCTTGTTTTGGACAAATTACACGTGGGGTGACGATGGAGATGGGTGTACTTTTCGTTTCGTATCTGCATTCAATTTACCTCATTACTTGTTCTTATCACAAACGATTTAGGAATTGTTATACAATTTTCCTGGTGgctttaaactaataaaattatttttgaaattttaataagcttttcaggaaaaataatttgaaagacaAAGTtagttaaaatttaaaataactcACAAAAAGTATCACGCAATAACATTTCGTCGGAAAATTTaattaaatacaaatataaataatatgcAAAAAGAAAGAATGACGTATAGATAATGTAACGTCACATTGATCGATCTGTGCCACTTGCTCCATTAGTTAGGCGTTTCAATAACTTGTACATGCAGGTCCAGGGTTTGAGCCCCAACCCCATAtgtgtttctattgatttttaagTTTTTGAGctttattattgaaaagggcTGCAATGTGACGCCCCATAAAATTTTCGCTATCTATTTCATCCTCGGAAACAGACAAGAgtggttgctctagtggtgagcacctgatagtaggctatattcaTGCAATTTAGACACTACTTATATTCTAATTTAgccgcactttattgatatttgaatgctaaaagataacaaaatgctctaattaagaatttgatgctttgcaggagctactccgagctaggagggagctaacgagtgttttggagtcaacatGGAATATGAAAGGGCAATCGAAGGTTAGCCCGGTCGAAAAGGAGCGAGAAAAGCAAGCGAAATGACccctccaggtgcgcggccgcgaaCTGGTCCGCGAACTCAAGGCAGTGAGGCAGTCCAAATCCGCGGCCGGATCCGCGGCCGCGGACGGGCAGACGAAAGCCAAACACACAGGGTTAATTATGTAATTTCTTATACaactaacctaaacctatatgaaaCCTAAACTCTCCCAGAAGTGGGGGATAGctgtttttagaagattttagaggcAAGAACGAGGGAGAAAAGACGGATAAATTcctaagagttttcatcttcttcttcatacttctatttgttgattatgaattattttagtgatttattttccattagtatgagtagctaaatctattATCTAGGGTTTATGGAACCAATTAttggatgaagtcttgactcTATTTTGTTATAATTGAGCCGTATTTATTCTATGATTGTTCAATTATGTATTGTATTGTGGTTAATTGAAAGGGCCCTCGATTAATCGTGTTTATTCACCTTGTGTTtcttgagaaagaacacttggttagattgttgttgaacaacaccacttttggggaagttaagagattaattacttgaatttaaaagtggggttagaaataacgaagctttggtgggataattctgcgttgcataaattgttaactagagtagttcgagagaatgcttctagtaaattatcgtaattgatcgaaaggtaattacggtagcccggaactcataatcctcatagagtattacggcgagattatagctaaagagttgagaattaatccggcaattgggaaaatcaatagccctagatttatttacccttgaattcaattttagtcttgattattgctaattttattgtcatttttccttggCTAAATAAATTCCACTGATTATTCATAAAACTATTGCATCTGGAAGTTGTCTGAGTTTATCATTAGCATTATTTAAGgttgtagtaaataggttagttccctgtgggattcgactccaggACTTGAACCGGATTATATTTACAGCAACCGCTTAGTCCTTCttacaaggcatagttgggcgtgatcaaattttggcgccgttgccggggaactaacggtgttatttattacaacttagaagAATTGTTAGGATTCTTAGTTTAGATCAATTTCTTATGGTGTTTAAATTTTTTTCATTGAAATTCTCACGTTTGAATTCTCTTGTGACTCATGTGTATGCCTAGAAGCTCTTCGAGGACTGGTGAACTTtttgaaggactctcagaccccgaGAAAGCATTCAAGGCATTAAATCGagccaacaagaagaacaaacagTTACAACAAAAATACACACTCAAAATTGAAATGGACAAAGTGGACGATGTCAACGAAAACAATCGGAATAATCGGGTTGACCCAAACAATGGAGTGGTGGAACCTCTTATGCCAGAAGCTGCTctatatgattgggcacaaccaactGCTGATAACTTAGCCACCGCCATTGCTGTACCTCAGATACGAGcggagacattccagatcaccaacaaCATACCGCATCCATTGCAAAATAAAGGATTGTTCTCCGGGTCATACATTGAAGACCCACAATAATATCTGAAGAATTTTCTATCAATATGTGTGACCCAAAGACAGCCGAATGTGACTCCTGAAGCCATCAAGCTATTACTATTTTCATTCTTTGTGACTGGAGAGGCTCAAACTTGGCTGAATTCACTCCCAATAAACTCCATTGCCACTTGGGAAGAATTAGTCAAATAGTTCTTAAACAAGTTTTATCCTCCCAACAAGACTGCAAGGCAGATTGATGAGATATTGCAGTTCAGGCAAAAACTAACTGAGTCCTTGCAAGAAAcctgggagaggttcaagggtatgctagtgaagtgtccacaccatggcattccagatcagatgctaggacagagattctacatgggttTAGCAGATAGTTTGAAGGCCAATGTAGACGCTTCAGCTGGGGGTGTATTTTTTAGCAATACGTTCACAGAGTGCAAGAttcttcttgacaagatggcTCAAAATTCAGGCTGGATGGCTAGAGGTACGACACTTGCACCAATAGTGCATTCTGTTGCTCTTGACCCAAACAATTCCCATGTAGAGAACATAGCCACTCTCATGACTCAGATGAGCATACTGATAAAgaaaattgatgagatgggtacaaaGCAAGTGCACATTGTTGATACAACGAATGGAGGATTGTGCACTCCTTGCATAAACCAGTCATATGTGTGCTCGTGGAGAGAATAACAATCAGGGCTTCAGAGAAGACATGAATTATGTCAATAATTTTGGAGGTCAGGGGCAAGGTGGGCAACAATGGGGACCATTACCAAACCAGCAGTACAGACCCAACCT is drawn from Nicotiana tabacum cultivar K326 chromosome 9, ASM71507v2, whole genome shotgun sequence and contains these coding sequences:
- the LOC107784868 gene encoding tobamovirus multiplication protein 3-like; protein product: MGRAEMVVGPSAAAVAYHLKNEAISWWEEVNRSRAWQDRIFHVLAIFYGIVSAVALVQLIRIQMRVPEYGWTTQKVFHFLNFLVNGGRSLVFAFRRDVQKLYPEIVQHILLDMPSLAFFTTYALLVLFWAEIYYQARAVSTDGLRPSFFTINGVVYAIQIILWLIIWWKPIRVLVILSKMFFAGVSLFAALGFLLYGGRLFLMLQRFPVESKGRRKKLQEVGYVTTICFSCFLIRCVMMCFNAFNKAADLDVLDHPILNLIYYLLVEILPSSLVLFILRKLPPKRGITQYHPIR